Proteins from a single region of Theileria parva strain Muguga chromosome 1, complete sequence, whole genome shotgun sequence:
- a CDS encoding MOZ/SAS family protein, giving the protein MVTKQVQYKEDAVDKNKQPSLNKSNSESQTLAIQKAREKSAILSKAREIFSQQFPTAYPMEYELWGKDLMHNLWRRCTVVHARPVDPNKEIAFLKPNEYDYYIHWLGLDRRLDCWLTIENIRTMEQGPPKGAQVIHDIEPEFHHDHTGIDDEYLREHEINTKLKTIRRIKLGPFLVDTWYFSPYPPPYQNIDTLYICEFCLSFFRYEEELNFHIIHCELRHPPGNEIYRDDNLAMFEVDGAMSTVYCENLCFLSKLFLDHKSLRHTVFLFIFYVMTEFDENGYHITGYFSKEKHSKNNVSCILSLPQHQRKGYGKYLTAFSYLLSKKEGKTGTPERPLSDLGKASYMSYWSEVLLEILFDPKHENLTIQDLSQMTAFEPNDIISCLEELGILHTLSNGNSVITILPEKKRELLSKSRTKTRKLYMEKLHWIPYDAHNELTPV; this is encoded by the exons ATGGTGACGAAGCAGGTCCAATACAAGGAGGACGCTGTAGATAAAAACAAACAGCCCTCgttaaataaatctaaCAGTGAATCGCAGACCCTGGCAATTCAAAAGGCCCGGGAAAAAAGTGCCATACTCTCAAAAGCGAGGGAAATCTTCTCACAGCAG ttcCCAACTGCATATCCTATGGAATACGAGCTTTGGGGGAAGGATTTGATGCATAACTTGTGGAGAAGATGTACAGTAGTCCATGCAAG GCCTGTGGACCCAAATAAGGAAATCGCATTTTTAAAACCAAATGAGTATGACTACTACATACACTGGCTAGGCCTAGATCGTAGACTTGACTGCTGGTTGACTATAGAAAATATAAGAACTATGGAACAGGGGCCTCCCAAAGGAGCCCAAGTAATCCACGATATTGAGCCTGAGTTCCATCACGACCATACAG GAATTGACGATGAATACCTGAGGGAGCATGaaattaacactaaattaaaaactaTTAGAAGAATTAAACTAGGGCCTTTCCTTGTTGATACTTGGTACTTCTCTCCATACCCACCTCCATATCAAAATATCGACACTCTCTATATTTGTGAATTCTGCCTCTCGTTCTTCAGATACGAAGAGGAGTTAAACTTTCATATTATTCACTGTGAACTAAGACATCCTCCAGGAAATGAAATTTACAG GGATGACAACCTTGCAATGTTTGAAGTTGACGGAGCCATGAGTACAGTGTACTGTGAAAATTTATGTTTCCTGTCAAAGTTATTCCTGGACCATAAGAGCTTAAG GCATACTGTctttttgtttattttctaCGTCATGACAGAGTTTGACGAGAACGGATACCATATCACAGGTTATTTTTCAAAGGAAAAACACTCTAAAAACAACGTTTCTTGTATATTATCACTTCCACAG CACCAGAGAAAGGGATACGGAAAGTATCTAACTGCGTTTAGTTACCTTCTTTCGAAAAAGGAAGGGAAAACTGGTACACCTGAAAGACCACTGTCGGACCTTGGAAAGGCTTCCTATATGTCATATTGGTCTGAAGTTTTACTGGAAATACTCTTTGACCCAAAACACGAAAATTTGACAATACag GATCTTTCTCAAATGACTGCTTTTGAGCCAAATGATATCATTTCTTGTCTGGAAGAGCTTGGAATACTGCACACACTCTCGAATGGAAACTCGGTAATAACCATACTTCCTGAAAAGAAGAGAGAATTACTCTCTAAATCGAGAACCAAAACCAGGAAATTGTACATGGAAAAACTCCATTGGATACCATACGACGCACATAATGAACTAACACCCGTGTAA
- a CDS encoding Peptidase M16 inactive domain protein: MKGSFSCDYEGFVKLTSFRIKHVEISEYLSLSTGLRVFFIQYETPIVNTYIVVPTREETDQGLPHTLEHLIFLGSKNHPIRGILDLVSMKSLSSGTNAWTSTDHTAYTLSTAGIDGTMQMLPIYLDHVLRPLLTEINFMTDVHHVTSDGSSSGVVYSEMKSRENHSDELMFFEVLDKLYPGDSGYKRNTGGKLSALRSTNIERVRDYHKTYYKWSNLSVVICGDIPDPKAVLSLLNEQQKLINQTTDENKTTIDMVDNVERLSKKFKTDDDLKDFFENRFVVWNDEKHVQKLEKSTVSTIYFPCEEEECGTFTMSWRGPSWEDFELIRAISVMGSYLVDSTASPLEKALIHTDNPYGSCVDFSMELFKETYFQLTVKDVPLSKNSKNPTEDKIEVLGNKVKSLLENIYKEEFDMERMRMLIKRCYHNYLRQIETIAHETLIENVIGYIIYGSKREQLEKIIVDHDLVKNLLEKDEKYWKELLLKYFIEPPSVSVKCMPSLERSKVIEKEEKELMRTQLKKYGKEQLKKNKEMVDEDLKKNNNGPPVDILDQYKQCDSRLIKLPTYPLYRNFDFKPQNNSVTNVDNYNNKVIDELKHDFDEDKMKRKKELDSYKDQLKRIKFPIQVNNIPSDFVRIYLIFSTCKLNLSAKEKKLMFLLCVLLFESDVMFGDRLMKSEELIKTLMENTTSYGCNLGLSSSSVLPDPYSELVTLHFTCPTENYDKLLEIMYNIFYNVEYTRDIITNHVQSLLNSFSKKKRSAKTMLKQLSNYLKVDDGSVRHLCSLGQQDQMFKNLMSDPDGPVRLEKELKSLHQKIFNIENISVHITADLSKLKRNWLDFWVNFSESNIKNEVNHEYNHEFPLKESGEKLVLNKYFGLKFGKDKKLKNETGILSSLASTDVSYLSVVVPAPYGYNHEDYFPVLTICEYLTITEGSVYRAIRGGGYAYHHRFSYSPSQGEIQMFITEATDLVMVALALKVTRECLLKYLDPESDLEKELSAAKSSLIYRILSNEESLADYSQETYTSALRQTDVDFNKYSVVQIQELGVERIREAFKKYFAAFLEFSGPPKIMSCIASKSDAKTIYKGLKTVKYHNIQQLESKSLLSLLASSAEAQEN, encoded by the exons ATGAAAGGTTCTTTCTCCTGTGATTACGAAGGATTTGTTAAACTTACATCCTTTAGGATAAAACATGTCGAAATATCGGAGTATTTGTCGCTTTCAACTGGCCTCCGTGTGTTTTTTATCCAATATGAAACACCAATAGTAAACACATACATAGTAGTACCAACAAGAGAGGAGACCGATCAAGGTTTGCCTCACACGCTGGAGCATTTGATATTCCTAGGAAGCAAAAATCACCCCATTAGAGGGATTTTGGACCTGGTATCCATGAAGTCACTTTCGTCTGGAACAAATGCATGGACGTCAACAGATCATACAGCATATACACTGTCGACAGCAGGAATTGATGGAACCATGCAGATGCTGCCTATATACCTGGACCACGTACTTAGACCGTTATTAactgaaataaattttatgacTGATGTACACCATGTTACCTCAGACGGATCAAGCTCAGGAGTTGTCTACTCAGAGATGAAATCAAGAGAAAACCACTCCGACGAATTGATGTTTTTCGAAGTCTTAGATAAACTTTATCCGGGGGATTCAGGATATAAACGTAACACAGGAGGAAAACTAAGTGCTTTGAGATCAACAAATATAGAAAGAGTGAGGGATTATCACAAAACATACTACAAATGGAGTAACCTGTCAGTAGTTATTTGCGGAGATATACCTGATCCTAAAGCTGTTTTATCCCTTTTAAATGAACAACAAAAACTAATTAATCAAACTACTGACgaaaataaaacaactATTGATATGGTTGATAATGTAGAAAGATTGAgtaaaaagtttaaaactGATGATGATTTAAAAGATTTCTTTGAAAATAGATTTGTGGTTTGGAATGATGAAAAGCATGTACAGAAGTTAGAAAAGAGCACAGTTAGTACAATATATTTCCCATGTGAAGAAGAGGAATGTGGAACATTTACAATGTCTTGGAGAGGGCCTAGTTGGGAGGACTTTGAGTTGATTCGAGCCATATCAGTGATGGGATCATACCTAGTGGATTCAACAGCCTCACCTCTGGAAAAAGCATTAATTCACACAGATAACCCATATGGTAGTTGTGTAGATTTTTCAATGGAACTTTTTAAGGAAACGTATTTTCAGCTTACGGTTAAGGATGTGCCATTAAgtaaaaattctaaaaatcCTACCGAGGATAAGATTGAAGTCCTTGGAAATAAGGTAAAATCATTATTggaaaatatatataaggAAGAATTTGATATGGAAAGGATGAGGATGCTGATTAAAAGGTGCTATCACAATTATTTGAGACAAATTGAAACAATCGCACATGAAACGCTGATAGAAAATGTAAtagggtatataatatacgGAAGTAAAAGAGAACAGCTGGAGAAAATCATAGTGGACCATGATcttgtaaaaaatttgttaGAAAAGGATGAAAAATACTGGAAAGAATTACTActaaagtattttatagAACCACCGTCAGTGTCAGTTAAGTGCATGCCCAGTTTGGAAAGATCAAAAGTGATAGAAAAGGAAGAGAAGGAATTGATGAGAACCCAACTGAAGAAATATGGTAAAGAACAACTTAAGAAGAATAAGGAAATGGTAGATGAGGATTTGAAGAAGAATAATAATGGGCCACCAGTTGATATATTAGACCAGTACAAGCAATGTGATTCAAGACTAATTAAACTCCCAACCTATCCATTATATAGAAATTTTGATTTCAAACCTCAAAATAACAGTGTTACTAATgttgataattataataataaggTTATTGATGAGTTAAAACATGATTTTGATGAGGACAAGATGAAGAGAAAGAAGGAATTGGATAGTTATAAAGATCAACTAAAGAGAATAAAATTCCCAATCCAAGTCAATAACATTCCAAGTGATTTCGTACGTATATACTTGATATTTTCAACGTGTAAACTAAACCTTAGCGCAAAGGAGAAGAAACTTATGTTCCTACTATGTGTCCTATTGTTTGAATCAGATGTGATGTTCGGAGATCGTCTAATGAAGTCAGAAGAGTTAATTAAAACTCTGATGGAAAACACAACTTCATATGGCTGTAACTTGGGTTTGAGCAGTTCCTCAGTACTGCCAGACCCATACTCAGAACTTGTAACATTACACTTTACATGCCCAACAGAAAATTATGATAAGTTGCTTgaaattatgtataatattttctaTAATGTAGAGTACACTAGAGATATTATAACCAACCATGTACAGTCGTTGCTTAACTCATTTTCAAAGAAGAAACGTTCAGCAAAAACAATGTTAAAGCAACTGTCAAATTATctaaa gGTTGATGATGGCAGTGTGAGACATCTGTGTAGTTTGGGTCAGCAGGATCAAATGTTTAAGAATTTAATGTCTGACCCAGACGGACCCGTTAGACTGGAAAAGGAATTGAAGAGTTTACATCAGAAAATATTCAACATTGAGAACATTTCGGTGCACATTACTGCAGACTTGAGTAAATTGAAGAGGAATTGGTTGGACTTTTGGGTAAATTTTAGTGAAtctaatattaaaaatgaggTGAATCATGAATATAACCATGAATTTCCACTGAAAGAAAGTGGAGAAAAACTGGTATTGAACAAATATTTCGGGCttaaatttggaaaagataaaaaattgaagAATGAAACAGGGATTTTATCGTCGCTGGCATCAACAGATGTTTCATATTTGTCCGTGGTTGTGCCAGCTCCATACGGATACAACCATGAAGATTATTTTCCAGTACTAACTATATGTGAATACTTGACAATTACAGAAG gGTCAGTGTATAGAGCAATTAGAGGAGGAGGATATGCCTATCATCATAGGTTTTCATACTCGCCGTCGCAAGGAGAAATACAGATGTTCATAACAGAAGCAACTGATTTAGTTATGGTGGCTCTA GCACTGAAGGTTACCAGAGAATGCCTGCTCAAGTATTTAGACCCGGAATCGGATTTAGAAAAGGAGTTGTCAGCTGCAAAATCAAGCCTAATATACAGAATATTGAG cAATGAGGAGAGTCTGGCAGATTATAGTCAAGAAACATACACAAGCGCCCTCAGACAAACCGATGTCGACTTTAACAAGTATTCAGTAGTCCAG ATCCAGGAACTAGGAGTGGAAAGGATAAGAGAAGCATTCAAAAAATATTTCGCGGCATTTCTGGAATTTTCAGGACCGCCGAAGATAATGTCGTGCATAGCAAGTAAAAGCGAC GCGAAAACCATATATAAGGGCCTCAAAACCGTAAAATATCACAACATACAGCAACTCGAATCTAAATCACTGCTTAGTTTGTTGGCAAGTAGTGCAGAAGCACAAGAAAACTAG
- the AAP19-1 gene encoding AP-1 complex subunit sigma-1A, translating into MIKFFISLNRQSKVRLVRWFIPVTSKEKSSIIQDLSHMVVNRSLKQCNFLEWREYKVVFKRFASLYFIACVDKDANELLVLEMIQRYVEILDSYFCNVCELDLVFNFTKAYHLLDEILIDGDIYDTNKKGILRNMSAQDAMSEKTKTFSSKS; encoded by the exons atgataaagttTTTCATTTCTCTTAACCGCCAGTCTAAAGTCCGCCTCGTGAGATGGTTCATTCCTGTAACTTCAAAGGAGAAGAGCTCCATAATCCAGGATCTTTCTCACATGGTGGTAAATCGCAGCCTTAAACagtgtaattttttagaatgGCGTGAATATAaagttgtttttaaaag GTTTGCTAGTTTATACTTTATTGCCTGTGTTGATAAGGATGCCAACGAGCTCTTGGTTTTGGAAATGATTCAACGATATGTTGAGATTCTTGATTCGTATTTTTGTAACGTTTGTGAACTCGACTTGGTTTTCAACTTCACTAAG gcATATCACCTATTAGATGAGATTTTAATTGACGGAGATATTTACGACACTAACAAGAAGGGTATTTTGCGCAACATGTCTGCTCAGGATGCCATGAGTGAGAAGACCAAGACCTTTTCTTCCAAGTCCTGA
- the Trap1 gene encoding Hsp90 family protein has product MDKGKILSSFSKIQLKSNRNPLKLSKSARFSNSSKSNFPNAAFYSNFVKSGSGFLNLLPNNLSQSSKCFYSTSSEGDVYQFKAETQKLLQIVAHSLYTDKEVFVRELISNASDALEKLRFLESTREGLAASKVDPDVGYKIRISVDPKTKTFTIEDTGVGMTKEEIVNNLGTIAKSGSLEFLNDPNLNAKDKANAIIGQFGVGFYSSFVVSDRVEVFTRSYDPEKDPKGYHWVSDGTGSFTLKEVDNLPRGTKIICYLKDDSLLFCNSNNVKKVAEKFSSFINFPLFLQEKDKDVEITTQKPLWVEKKSSPEEHTKFYRFLCNTSWGEPMYTLNFHSDSPLSIKSLFYIPEDAPNRMFQASNELGVSLYSRYLKVLIKKSAENIIPKWLFFVKGVIDCEDMPLNVSRENMQDNQLMAKLSNTVVTKLLKFLQQQSKSDVDKYMKFYNKYNYYLKEGAMDEYYKNGKHKDLLLSLLRYESTMDEGLTTLDDYVSNMSPDQKNIYYFCTTNRQMALNSPYMETFKSKNVNVLLMYDEIDQFLSMNIQEYKDKKFVSIDSPEDDFELENKTEPSESEKSAESSDSEHKLEEKDKETLINFFKNNLGSKVNSVKFSDRLVDSPAMITGFLSPALRKVMKATMKGSGEDPLANLPCTLELNPNHKTNLKILQLVTKNPEVAKVLVNQLYDNASIAAGVVDDPRVMLSRLNQLLELTADYACNQDNNQTN; this is encoded by the exons ATGGataagggtaaaattttGAGTTCTTTTTCCAAAATTCAACTTAAATCGAATAGGAatcctttaaaattatcaaaatcaGCAAGATTTTCCAATTCCTCAAAAAGTAATTTCCCAAATGCAGCCTTTTATTctaattttgttaaatccGGTTCTGGATTCTTAAACCTTTTACCGAATAATTTATCTCAATCTTCTAAGTGTTTCTATTCAACTTCCTCAGAAGGAGAT gTATATCAGTTCAAGGCTGAGACTCAGAAGTTGTTGCAAATTGTGGCTCACTCTCTTTATACTGATAAGGAAGTGTTTGTCCGCGAATTGATCAGCAATGCCAGCGATGCGTTGGAGAAGCTAAGATTCCTTGAATCAACCAGAGAGGGCTTGGCTGCCAGCAAAGTTGATCCTGATGTCGGTTACAAGATTAGGATTTCTGTTGACCCAAAGACTAAAACTTTTACAATAGAG GATACTGGAGTTGGAATGACTAAAGAAGAGATCGTAAACAACTTGGGAACTATTGCTAAGTCAGGTTCTCTGGAGTTCCTGAATGATCCAAATCTTAACGCTAAAGATAAGGCTAATGCAATCATTGGCCAGTTCGGTGTTGGATTTTACAGTTCTTTTGTGGTATCAGACCGAGTCGAGGTGTTTACTAGAAGTTATGACCCTGAAAAGGATCCAAAAGGTTACCATTGGGTTTCAGATGGCACTGGTTCCTTTACATTAAA GGAGGTAGATAACTTGCCAAGGGGTACTAAGATTATCTGTTACCTCAAAGATGACTCTTTGTTGTTTTGTAACTCAAACAATGTTAAGAAGGTGGCTGAGAAGTTCTCGTCTTTCATAAATTTCCCACTATTCCTTCAAGAAAAGGACAAAGATGTTGAAATCACAACCCAGAAACCACTATGGGTTGAGAAGAAGTCATCACCAGAGGAACACACCAAGTTTTACAGGTTCCTCTGTAATACTTCCTGGGGTGAACCCATGTACACATTAAACTTTCACTCTGACTCACCCTTGTCAATTAAGTCACTCTTTTATATCCCCGAAGACGCACCTAACAGAATGTTCCAGGCTTCAAATGAGCTTGGAGTGTCACTATATTCCAGGTATTT gAAAGTGTTGATTAAGAAAAGTGCTGAAAACATAATTCCCAAGTGGCTGTTCTTTGTTAAAGGAGTCATTGACTGTGAGGACATGCCTTTGAACGTCAGTAGAGAAAATATGCAGGACAATCAGCTGATGGCAAAACTCTCAAACACAGTAGTAACAAAACTATTAAAGTTTTTACAACAACAG AGCAAGAGTGACGTTGACAAGTATATGAAGTTTTATAACAAGTACAACTATTACTTGAAGGAAGGAGCAATGGACGAGTATTACAAAAATGGAAAGCACAAAGACTTGTTACTTTCATTATTAAG atatgAAAGTACTATGGATGAAGGCTTGACTACCTTGGACGATTATGTGAGTAACATGAGTCCGGACCAGAAGaacatttattacttttGCACAACCAACAGACAG atgGCTTTAAATAGTCCATACATGGAGACATTCAAGAGCAAAAACGTTAACGTTCTTCTGATGTATGACGAAATTGACCAGTTTCTATCAATGAACATCCAG GaatataaagataaaaagtTCGTTTCAATAGACTCTCCAGAGGATGACTTTGAGTTGGAGAACAAGACTGAGCCATCAGAGTCTGAAAAATCTGCTGAATCCAGTGACTCCGAACATAAATTAGAAGAAAAAGATAAGGAGACACTGATAAACTTCTTTAAGAATAACTTGGGAAGCAAGGTTAATAGTGTCAAGTTTTCGGATCGCTTAGTCGACTCACCAGCAATGATCACAGGATTTCTATCACCTGCTTTAAG GAAGGTGATGAAGGCAACTATGAAGGGAAGTGGAGAGGATCCCTTGGCTAACTTGCCCTGTACACTGGAACTTAACCCTAATCACAAAACCAACCTAAAGATACTCCAATTGGTCACAAAGAACCCTGAGGTTGCAAAAGTGCTCGTTAACCAGCTCTACGATAACGCCTCAATAGCTGCTGGAGTTGTGGATGATCCAAGAGTGATGCTTTCAAGGCTTAATCAGCTACTTGAATTAACCGCAGATTACGCCTGCAACCAAGATAATAATCaaacaaattaa
- the MLH1 gene encoding DNA mismatch repair protein domain protein, translated as MDPVGVIRPLPPEVIKKIAAGEIIARPSSAIKELIENSIDAGATEIRVNLGSNPLDFCEIIDNGSGVSEQDMLIICQRYTTSKTTNSIEGVRSLGFRGEALSSLSQNAHVTISSRTESDAMRTIMTYSECEPVLDEVRYEDGPVGFHLKYENLFYNYEIRSKSLLSNINSEFISCLHLVQKYSIHFPNINFVFNRTNSSILDLNNVSSQQSSGSGSGDSCSSQPNCNFSTSSRFDDCDSSDDELEITLTQKLDYDYQYFTKMYDNPENDDLRTEYIRNVDKVSFSCLRVIRENIKRIYGLKVSNVLQEVVFNNFDNLFFNCKGLISHPNQPCKLDMFILFVNNRLIDLPHLRRMIFSSYNDISNNRYRRFVYLSIFIPYDKIDSNIHPTKKKIMIENQAEIVDQIIKFFHEKITDLIKSATTSTSSGTSIKIIQDYKSSSEFTNKFKERGVKRQADISYFNSQIYETAPGTDFIGIVDYHSSGSDGEGVRVVPEVLESPDREKFFLPYYTTTTAAGSPVLTEIETQANDKVPPNLFDSQDSADLCDSSQVSNPIHSTHLSHTFRPTHLCHTLNSSGVKFKSQELESENDCGLEFEEEAEENEFQNDPNLIESFDYNRLRIEKMQQISSLSYNQIDDNKKLGRFYTMEEVQTIIDEIIQNKDEDLTKVFLGSNYIGVVDRSYVLVEHEGTLYMVNILTVSKECCYQSIIWRLGNIPTYELSIPVSLHKLLAHAIHKYYAEAEVSDLLDPTIIKILNVFFAFEIKDMILYKIPDLLNGYFSGEEYLPDLMYSIFNIKEQFVKDVVAKIAKTISFYYVQPPLDLAEYLLVNSILTITRMLLTVTMSSLCIEFCTLLVRSSLTSRFHNGSITTAHLSNYLA; from the exons ATGGATCCCGTTGGTGTGATTCGTCCTCTGCCTCCAGAAGTCATAAAGAAAATCGCAGCTGGAGAGATAATAGCTAGACCTAGCTCAGCAATAAAGGAGCTGATAGAGAATAGTATAGATGCAGGAGCCACTGAGATTCGCGTTAACCTAGGCTCAAACCCTCTAGATTTTTGTGAAATTATAGACAATGGTTCCGGAGTCTCGGAACAGGATATGTTGATAATTTGTCAGCGTTACACTACTTCTAAGACAACAAACTCAATTGAAGGTGTAAGAAGTCTGGGTTTCAGAGGGGAAGCACTCTCATCTCTGTCCCAGAACGCCCACGTTACCATTTCCTCTAGAACTGAAAGTGATGCTATGAGAACAATAATGACTTATTCAGAATGTGAGCCTGTTTTAGATGAGGTGAGATATGAGGATGGACCCGTAGGCTTCCACCTCAAGTATGAAAACCTGTTTTACAACTATGAAATTAGGTCTAAAAGTCTCCTCTCCAATATTAACTCTGAATTTATCTCTTGTTTACATTTGGtacaaaaatattcaatTCACTTtccaaatattaatttcgTCTTCAATAGAACTAATTCATCTATTCTAGATCTAAATAATGTCTCCTCTCAACAGAGTTCAGGTTCTGGCTCAGGAGATTCCTGTTCTAGCCAGCCtaattgtaattttagtaCCTCCTCTAGATTCGACGACTGTGATTCATCAGATGATGAACTTGAAATAACACTAACTCAGAAACTTGATTATGATTATCAGTATTTTACGAAAATGTATGATAACCCAGAAAATGACGACCTTAGAACTGAGTACATTAGAAACGTAGATAAGGTTAGCTTCTCTTGTTTGAGGGTTATTAGAGAAAACATAAAGAGAATTTATGGATTAAAAGTTAGTAATGTTTTACAGGAAGTTGTTTTTAACAACTTTGATAATTTGTTCTTCAACTGCAAGGGACTCATCTCACATCCAAATCAGCCCTGTAAACTTGATATGTTCATATTATTCGTCAACAACCGTTTAATCGATTTGCCTCATTTAAG GAGGATGATTTTTAGCAGTTACAATGATATTAGTAACAATAGGTATAGGAGATTCGTCTATTTATCCATTTTCATTCCCTATGACAAAATCGACTCTAACATTCATCCTACCAAAAAGAAGATAATGATCGAAAACCAAGCTGAAATTGTTGACCAAATTATAAAGTTCTTCCAC gAGAAAATCACTGATCTCATTAAGTCTGCAACCACCTCTACATCCTCTGGAACCTCTATTAAAATCATACAAGATTATAAATCCTCATCA GAATTTACTAACAAGTTTAAGGAGAGGGGAGTCAAGAGACAGGCTGATATATCCTATTTCAACAGTCAGATATATGAAACTGCACCTGGTACTGACTTTATCGGGATAGTCGATTACCACAGCTCAGGATCAGACGGTGAAGGTGTTCGAGTAGTACCTGAGGTACTAGAAAGTCCTGATAGGGAGAAGTTCTTTCTCCCTTACTACACCACCACAACTGCCGCAGGGAGTCCTGTACTCACTGAAATCGAAACTCAAGCTAACGATAAAGTCCCACCAAATCTATTCGACTCTCAAGATTCTGCAGACTTATGTGACTCAAGTCAAGTTTCGAATCCCATTCATTCTACTCATCTATCTCACACCTTTCGCCCAACTCACTTGTGTCATACATTAAATTCTTCTGGTGTAAAGTTCAAATCTCAAGAGTTAGAGTCTGAGAATGATTGCGGATTAGAGTTTGAGGAGGAAGCTGAAGAAAACGAGTTTCAAAATGACCCCAATCTGATTGAAAGCTTTGATTACAACAGACTAAGAATTGAGAAAATGCAGCAAATCAGCAGTCTCTCCTACAACCAAATCgatgataataaaaagcTTGGCAGATTCTACACCATGGAGGAAGTTCAAAC gaTTATTGACGAGATAATCCAGAATAAGGATGAGGATTTGACCAAGGTTTTTTTGGGCTCAAATTACATTGGTGTTGTTGACAGATCTTACGTCTTAGTTGAGCACGAAGGAACCTTATATATGGTGAACATTCTAACAGTATcaaaag agTGTTGTTATCAGAGTATTATTTGGCGTCTTGGTAATATTCCAACCTATGAGCTGAGTATCCCTGTTTCATTACATAAGCTACTTGCTCACGCCATTCACAAGTATTACGCTGAGGCTGAGGTTTCTGATCTTCTCGATCCTACGATTATTAAGATACTCAATGTCTTCTTTGCGTTCGAAATTAAG GATATGATCCTTTATAAGATTCCCGACTTGTTAAATGGGTATTTTTCTGGAGAAGAGTATTTGCCAGACCTGATGTACAGtattttcaatattaaGGAGCAATTTGTCAAGGACGTTGTGGCGAAAATTGCCAAAACAAtttctttttattatgtCCAGCCAC